A region of the Gemmatimonadota bacterium genome:
ACTGGCTGGGCGAGCAGCGCTTACACAACGTTGGGGGGCTCGCGAACGCTCTGGAGCTCGAAGAGCCGTTTCTGACCGCGATCCAGCTCGATCCCGGACGGGCCGCGCTATATCCGCATGCGGTGTTACTCGCATTCACGGAACGCGCGGACAGTGCTCTGGCGACGGAGCTGGTGAGCGCCTTTGTGGACGCGTCATCAGGTGTGACCGGCCCGCCCATGCCCGACATGGACCCGCGGGGTGCACAACTCGCTTTGGATCTCGCGTTCGGAGACGAGACGGCGCGTGAAGCGGCCTGGATCCAAGTCGATGCCGAGGTCGGTGGAGCCACGGCGGCGCTCTTGATCGTGGGCTACCTCTACCATCCTCATCACTATGAGAAAGCCCGGCGGGTTGCTGCCGTTCTGGGGGATCGCCCGATGCCCACCCTCGACCTGTTCGACGCGGACCTCCAATGGCGTGGCCACGTTCGCGAGGGCCTCTCTAACCTAGATGACGTCTTGACGGATCGAGAGGTCATCTCACTGCACGACGCCTTCGTCATGGGACTTGCCTCCGCCATCCCCCGGGATCTGCTCCTCGAACACTTCGGACCAGCAGAGATTCACGAGGGTGCCGGGCAGAGACGGCTGGCCATGGCCGGCATGTGGGCGGCGGACGATGGACGGTGGGAAGACCACCGACAGGTCATCGAGCTTCTGACGGAGGCCTCTGAGGTGAGCGACGCGCCGGACAACGTCGATCGATTGGGGCTCGATGTAGTCGAGGCTTACGGGACTTTGCGACGTGGCGAACCGGCTTCGGCGCTACCCGCGCTCGTCGAGTTGGTGACGTCCGGACGCCGCGACACGCGCAGCACGATGTGGGCGCTGGGAGAGGCCTACACCGCGCTCGGCCGATGGGCGGATGCCGAGCGGGTGTTTAGGACGTCCGCCTGGGCCGGCCTCCTACGGCCGTTTGCGGCTTATCCCATGGTCCGGCTCAGGCTCGCACACGTCCTTGAAGCCCAGAACAGGGTGGCTGAGGCGGTCGAGGCATACGCGTACTTTGTGGAGCACTGGGCGACTGCCGACCCCGAGCTACAACCGATCGTCCAGGATGCCCGCGACGCGATCGCCAGGCTGAGCGGAGGGGCTGGCCGGTAGGGCTCCAGATTCATGTCCGATCCCCTCACCCACCTAGACGCGGCCCTCGAGAGCAGCTACCGCATCGAGCGTGAGCTCGGCGAAGGGGCTATTTCCGTCCGTCCTGTTTCAAAACTCAGCCCGGCAATCGGCCGATCGACGGGGTTCCAGAACCCGCCCTAGGGCCTGTCGTTCGACAGGAACGGTTGGGAGACATCCTCAGCCGTTACTATCGAGAAGCCGCCTGATCCGATCGATCGAATATTGGGACAGGACGGGGACTGCTCATGAACGGCCCCCGCGCCGACGAGGCGATCAGGGTCGGGCGGGCGGTGGCGGGGCGCTAGCCCGTTGCCGCGTCCACCCCGATCCGGAGCGCCTCCACGATCCGGGGAACCTGCGCCTCCGGCGTGGCGCACAGCGCCACCCTCACCGCACCCTCCATGGGCACGACGTAGACTCCCTCGGCTCGCATCGCCTCCGCGGTCTTCTCGCCGTCGGGCGTGAACACCGCTACGAAGAAACCGCCTTCGTAGCGCGGAACCCTCAGGCCGGCTTCCCGGGCGCCCTCATTGAAAGCGCCAACGCGGCGGCGGAGCATGTCGATCAGCGCATCGCGCTCTGCGTCCGCCCGCGCCTTGAGGTCCGGGTCCGTGAGTAGGTCGGTGACCGCGAGCTGACCGAGGTGGTTGCAGTTGGACCAGGTTGCGCGACACGAGTATGAAAGAGCGTTCGTCAGGCGCTCCCGCTCGGCTGCGTCCTGGTGCATCGCGATGAGCGCGCCTATTCGCGCGCCGTATTGGGCGAACGTTTTGGACGCGGTCCACGCTACGAGCACCGTGCTCGTCTCCAGCATGGTCCCGATGGCGTGCAACCAGTGGTCCGACGCAGGATCCGCGAAGCGTAGGTACGCGCAGTCGAGCAGGGTGGCGACGGGGGCTCGCTCGCCCGCGAAGCGGACGACTTCCGCGACAGCGGCCCACTCGGACTCGTCCAGCGAGTACCCCGTCGGGTTGTGGCAGGGGAAGTTGAGCAACAGCAGGACACGGCCCTGCCGTTCGATGTGGCGATCGATACCTATGGCCAGCGCGTCGAGATCGAGGCGCCCGTCTTCACCGAACATGCGGAAGGTGTCGACGTCTCGCCCCGCGTGCGTGGTGATCACACCGTAGGGCCCCCAGAAGTAGCTGGGCGTCAGCGCGCTCTGACCGGGTTCCAGGAAGTTGACGACCGCGTGGTGGATCGCGCCCGTACCGCCCGGAGTAGCGGCAGAAATGGCCTGGGCGGCGAGGGGGCCATCGTCGAAGAGATCCGAGATCGTCGCCCCCAGGAACGGCGCTGAACCTGCGATCGGGGCGTACCCCGCGGCGCGCTCCAACGGAACGCGCAAGAGCGCCTCGGACACGCTCGGCATGACCGCCAGCTTGCACGCGTCGTCCATCAGCACGCCAAGGGTGGCATCCAGGATCGACTCGCCTGCGGCGCTTCGCTTCGCTGCCTCCGCGTTGAGCGAGAAGATGGGGTCGTCGCCGGGTCTGTTCTGTGCGCTCTGAATGAGCGCGCTTGCGATGGACACCGTCACTCGGACCCCCCCGGTAGCTCCCCGTCCAGCTCCGCATACACCTGTTGGATCGCTCGGGACTTTTGACTCGAGCGCAACGACCACGTCTCGATCTCCCCCATAACCGCTTCTGCCTGAGCATCCTCCAGGCTCAACCCCTGAGCGTGCAGTCGTGTGGCCTCAGCGATGACTGTGACCAGCGCCTGCCGGTACGTCTCGAGCTCCTCTTCGAGCACGTCCGGCGAATCGACGAAACCGTGCCCCGGCACGTAATAGTCGACATCCATGGCCTGTGCACGCTCGATCATCGCGACCCATTCCGACGGGAACGCCGTGCGCATCGCCGGGAAGACTCGGTGCAGATACGCCTCGCTCATGAAGAGGATCTTCTCGGCGGGCAGATAGACGGAGAGGTCGCCTCCGGTGTGGGCCCTGCCGAGGAAGAGGATTTCGATCTCCTGGTCACCGAGCGTGATGGTCGTCGTCTCATCGTGCACGATTTCCGTGGCCAGCACGACGGGCGGGGCGTCCTCGCGACGGTTCGGGTTGTTCGCGCTCGAAGCGAGTGTGGCGGCGGACGTCGGATGGGCAAGGAAGACCGCGTCACTGGGGAACGCAGAGTTTCCATTGGTGTGATCGCCGTGGTCCGAGCAGATCACGACATGCGTGATCGGCTGGTCGGTGATTTCGGCGATGTGGTCGATCAAGCGTTGCGTCTCTTCGACACTCCCCTGACCGTCCGCCACCAGAACACCTTCGCTGGTGACCACGAACATGCTCACGGTGGTGAAGCGCTCGTCCCCAGCCGACCGGAGCTGCTCGTAGGAGTAGACGTTGGCAGCGAGCTCTCGGATCCGAGGGAAGTCCTCGTCCGTATAGCCTCGAGCATCCGGGTCGGCGGTGCGGACGAGCGGGGCTGGCTCCGAGCAGCCTCCCATGATGAGCATCAACGCGAGTGCCGCAGACCGACGACGGTGGTTCGCCATGGATGAAACGAGCCTGGCGCGAAACCCTACCGGTTCGTGGGCGCCGGGGCCCCGTTCTCGTCCTCGTCGTTGTTCGCTTCGTCGGCGTTCATCGCCTCTCGTTTGGCGACCTCGCTCTCGTACTCCTCTTGGGTCAGGTAGGTGACGTCGACCCACGCGTGGGCCATCTCGTCCACCGTCCTATCACCCCAGCCGACCCACTGCGTGTGATCGGGGTTATTCGGGTTTTCCGCCGTGTTGTCGTGCCAAGCGGTAATTACGAGCGTCGTCCCCGCCGGCAGCAGCGGAGCCGCGTGATCCGCGTAGATGTAGTTGACGTGCCACTTCCACTGGAAGTTGTTGACCTGGCTGAGGATCTCCTTGCGGCCGTCGGGATAGATCGCCTCCATCGACATCGCCTTGCCACGCATGTGCATGTGCGGCTGAAAATTCTCGAGGCGAGCGGGCCATTTGAGCACATGGAAGTCCTGCGTCACCGCGACCTCACCCGGCGGAATATCGAGATCCGAACGGCCGCGCGCGTCGAACATGTTCAGGCGCGTGCGGTTCCGGGGCTGCTCGCCCTTGGGGTAGAGCCAGACGCCGAGCTCGACCTGTCCGGCCTCCACCTTCTCACCGATGGCGTGCAGGTGTATCTCCCAGAGAATCCTCGCGCCGGGCATCATCAGCTTGCCGGCGCCCTCGGGGAAGATCTCCCCGCGCTTGCCGACCGCCCACTCCATGAAGAGGCCAGGGCCACCCATCGCTCCGCGATCGGTCACCTGCGCGGCTCCGGCGCTCCTCTCGCCCTGCTCCTCATCCTGCAGGAGAAACGCGAGTGCGTGGTGCACGATCCTGCGACTCCCCAGACCGACCGGCCGGATCTCGATCGCCTTGACCCAGCGCGGCTCGGTGATTCCGGTTTCCGTGATGGGCCGGTACCACTTGTCCTGCGTCTCGGCCGCGAGATCGTACGCTTCGGAGGCGAAGACCATGTCGGGCTCGCCGAAGTCGGGCGCGAACTGCCAGTCGTTCGGATCCGGGAACTCCATCGGCGGTGGCATGTCGGCTTCGTCCCCGAACGGCGTGCCGTTGTCGACCCACTGAACGATCGTCTCGATCTCGTCCTCGCTGAGGCCGCGGTCGTTCTTGAATTCCTGGATGCCGACGCTACGGTCGATGTGCCAGGGAGGCATCGAGCGCTCGGCGACCTTCGAACGGATCCGCCGCGCGTATCTGCGGGCGTCGTCGTAGGTCATCAGCGAAATAGGTGCGATCGAGCCCGGTTGGTGACAGACCTGGCAGTTCTCCTGCAGGATCGGCGCGACGTCGCGTGCGTAGGTCACGTTGTCCTCTAGGCTCTCCTGAGCCGCGATATCTCCGGCCCCGATCGCGAAAGCGACCGCAAGCGCCACGACACCGGTGCCCCCCACCTTCAACAACATCGAACTCGACGTCCTTCGCATGACGCGCTCCTTCTAGTGTTAACGGACCGTCTACTGCTAACGGACCGTGACCTTCACGTACCCGTTGGTCCAGCAACATTGGGAGTGGCCGGCTGTGGCGACTCCAGACGAATCGTTCGCCCGCACCCTCAGAATGTACTCTCCCGGCGTGTCGAACGTGGCGGTCGTGGTCATCATACCGCCCTCGGCCGGCACGCGCCCTGACTCTTCGCTGAACGTTACCTGTCCCGGACCCTGATGCTTGAACCACGTCAGCGTCACGCGTGGCGGGGCCCTCCCGCGTCCCCCGGAGAACGCGGCGGCGAGGCCAGCTCCGGACACGGCGTCGTCCTTCGACCACACGATGACCTCGACAGGCTCACCGACGGCGCCGCTGAGTGTGGGACCCACGATGCCGAGAGGCGCGGCACCCTCGGGGCCTCCCTCGACAAAGGAAAGCCGGGGCGGTGTGTTGCCGTTTGCGCCCTCGCCTTCCAGCGCGTCGATCTTCCAATCGGTCTTCAGCGCGGCGGGGATGGAGTACACATGGCTGCCCATCTTGATCGTCCACGTAACCGTCGCGCGCTGTCCGAAGTCCGCCGGAACGACGATCCCGAACACGCCCCAGTGGCGTCGCGGCTCGAAACGGGTCGGCTGCATGCCGTCGAACTCCGCGGGCTCGATGGAGTTGTTCTCACCCAGCGGGATCTCGAGCACCTGATCGGTATTTCGGTTGAAGTAGCCGAAGGAGATCGTGAAGGTGCCGTCCGGGTTGGGGTACCACCCCTCGTAAGCGGGCGTCACGCCTTGGCCGCTGCCACTCGTGAGACCGAGCGGAACACCCTGTGCGGCGGTCGGAACCGGCAACCACAAACCGACGATCAGCGCTAGCGCGCCCATCGCCGAGAAACGCTGACTGCGCATCGATTCTCCCTTGGGACGATTTTTGCTACGCCAAGCTCAGGCCCGAGCGGGGTTTGCGCAACCGATCTCGACCCCGCCGGAGCGTGCTATTCGCCACCTTCCTGCCTGGCTTTCCACGCGTCGTAGCGCATCCTCAGCGTGATGACCGGATTGGCGTTCTCGTGCTGCTGGATGTCGTCGTCGGTGACATTGATGTACATGGCGTAGTCACCGTCGTTGAACGACTCGCCCTCGGGATCGTCCGCATCCGCCGCCAGGATGTAGGCTACGTGCGCGTTCTTACTGTCGCAGGGCGCGTCCGGCAGCGGCTCCCTCTCGCAGGTGCAGCGCACGTCGCCGCCGGCCTCGTCGGCGGCTTCCATCGCCGCCATCACACGGTCGGCGAGTGTGCCCTCGGTCTGCTCGAGCGCGCGCGCGGCGTCGTGGACCACCGCGTCGGAAGCGAGGATGTTGCCCTGCACCGAGTAGTAGATGTCGGTGCCCGGCACGCGAGCTTGGTACGAAAGCGATGCGGCACGGTTTCCGCTTCCCGAGAAGCCGGCCGAGCGGCCCTGCCGGTCGATGATGCCGAATTGGCGGCGTTCGATATCGGGATCGGCCTGGAGGAGCTCGAGGATCTGCTCGGGGTGCGTGCCCGCCTTGAGCTGCGCGTAGATGAGCCGCTGGTTCTCACGCGTGTTGTCCACACCCGCCTGGGCCGCCGCCACGCCGATCCCGGGCACCACGATCGCCTGGATGTCCATCAGGCCCTTGGCGGGGAAGCCCGCGAAGCGGCTCTGAGGCACACACGTAGCCGACGCGACGACGATGCGGCCCGTGCGTGCGTCGATCGCGATAACCGACCAGGTGGCCGACGCGGTAGCGGGCAGGAGCGCGAGAGCGATCAGCGAAAGAAGCGCCCAGCGCATGGGCCGCGGGACCGAGAACATGGCTAGACTCCTTTGGAGTTGTGTGACGAGCCTTCCTCAGGCCCGCCAGGTCTGTTCAAGCACGCGTATCCAATTCTTGTACGCGATCTGTTCGATTTCCTTCTCCTCGAAGCCTGCGTCACGAAACGCCTCGATGAGGCGTGGCAGGCCGCTCACGTCCCGCAGGTCGTCCGGTATCGTCGCGCCGTCGAAGTCCGAGCCGAGCGCGACGTGGTCCACGCCGACACGGTCCACGACGTAGCGGGCGTGACGCACGATCTCCGTGAGAGGAGTGACGACTTGTCCGGTCCCGTTACCGTCCGCACGCAGAAAACCGACCGCGTAGTTGATGCCGACGACACCACCACTGTCGCCGACGGCGTCGAGCTGCTCGTCGGTGAGGTTGCGCGGGGTCTGAGAGAGTGCCCACGCCGAGGAGTGCGTCGCGACGAGCGGGGCGTCCGAGATCCTGGCGACGTCCCAGAAGCCTTTCTCGTTGAGATGCGAGAGATCGATCAAGACTCCGAGCTCGTTGCAGCGCTTGACCAATCGATGTCCTGCGGGCGTGAGCCCCGGGCCGGTATCGGGGCTGCGTGGGAAGTCGAACGGGACCCCGTGCCCGAAGATCGTCGGCCGGCTCCACACCGGGCCCAGCGAGCGTAGCCCCGCCTCGTAGAAGACGTCGAGCGCCTCCAGATTCCTGTCGATCGACTCGGCGCCCTCGATGTGCAGGATCACGGCGAACGTGCCCTCCGCCAGGCATCTTCGGAGATCGGCCACGCTGCGCACGACCTCGATCTCCCCGTCCGACTCGGCCTCGAGCCGGAACAGGTCGGACATCACGGACAGCGTCCACGAAGTCGCGATGCGCCGCTGGAGCTTCGCAGGCAGTTGGATGGACCAACCGCCGGGCACGACTTTTCCGTCCGGACCGAGGAGATCGCCCACCACCCGCTCGTACTTTGGGGAGGACGTGAAGATCGCGAAGAACCCCCCCACGAGCCCGCCCTCGCGGGCCCGCGGGAGATCCAGGTGGCCCAGCTCACTCCGCTCGAGGAACGAACGCTGCGCGTCCGGACCCCCGTGACGAATCTTCGTAAGAGTGTCGCTGTGGCCGTCGAAGACCGGAATCGTCTTCTCAGGCATGCGTTCTCTCCGTCAGCGGTAGCTCTCCCAGTCGTGGCTGTCCCATGCGCACCACGGCTCCATCGAGCTAAGCCAGTTCCTGGCGGGCGTGCCCGTCATCCACCGCAGCCCCGGGTCGCCGATCGGTGCGCCTGGAGGCGCGTCTACCGCGCTCTGGGTCTCAGCCGGGGTGGCCGGGCGCTCCAGGAACCGCCGCACGTCCAGCGCGAGCGTGGCGGCCTGGGGCGAGTCGTTCATCGCCATCAGGTTGGTCTGCATCCGTTGCAGCACCGCGGTCGACGCCGTGCGCACCTGCAGCATCGGTGCGCTCGCCGCGAGCCACTTGACGCGCTCGATCACCAGGCCCTCGATCGCGTGCTTGACCTCCGTCTCGTAGGCGCCATTCGCCGATGCGCCGAAGCTCGCGTCTATGAGACGGCCCAGGACGTCGTGCAGACTCGGCAGCGACGAATCGAACATGTTCTGTTCGACCATCCTGGCCGCTCGCTCGGGCGTGAGCAGCGAATTGATCGTGGTGCTGGCCGCGACGACCGCGGGAGTGAGCGCATCGAACGCGCCGCCAGTGTAGCGGGGGAACGTTTCGCGGCCTCGGCCGAAGCCCGGGGGACGCGGCGGGATGAGCGCCAGGATCGATTCGGGCAAGACCAGCTCCGAGGGAGCCAGCGTGCGCATGAGGGCGTCCAACGCTCGGTTCTGCGCGTCGGCTGGAATGCGCCAATGGGGAGTGAGGCCGTCACCCCGGGACGCGTACCAGTATCCGACGCCCCCCACGGCGGTGACCGTCGACTCGACCTGGTAGCGATGGTACATGTAGAGGGGCACGAGAACCTCTTCGACCTTCGCCATCGGAGTGCCGTTCTTGATCGCGGTCTCGCCGAAGCGCGACAGCGCGGCGGCGCGCACGTCCATCATGCGATTCAGCTCCCTCGCCATATCGGTTCCATTCGCCCACTGATCGGCCTGGGGCGTGGTCGCGATGTCCTGGTTCGTCATGTAGCGGATGTCGTCGTCCCAGGCGTCCTGCAGGATGCGCTCGAGCGCGGCTTCCTCATCGGTCCCGTCGGGGAAGTCCTGATAGCCGTACGTGACCGCCACCTTGTCCCACTCGCCGATGCCGACGTCGTAGACCTCCGAGTGGTTGAGGGATCCGTCACCGTTCAGAGTCACGAGCGGATGTGGATAGTCGAGGACCGAGATCCGCCCCGCGCTGCTGTTGTAGTAGTTGTGGCCGAGGCCGATGGTGTGGCCGACTTCGTGTGCCGCGAGTTGGCGAATGCGAGCGAGCGCCCATACCGCGAGCTCGGGAGGCGTCTCGTCACCGGTCGCGTACGGTGAGAGCAACCCTTCAGCCATCATGTAGTCCTGACGCACGCGTAGTGAGCCGAGCGTCACGACGCCCTTGATGATCTCACCCGTGCGTGGGTCGGACACCGATCCACCGGTGCTCCAGCCACGCGTCGAGCGGTGCACCCAGTTGATCACGTTGTAGCGAGCATCGAGAGAGCTGATGCTGTCCGGGCGGATCACGACCTGGAACGCATCGCGATAGCCGGCAGCCTCGAACGCCTGGTTCCACCAGCGGGCGCCGTCGAGCAGAGCGGACCGCACCGGCTCCGGCGTGCCGGGATCGAGATAGTAGATGATCGGCTCGACGGGATCGCTCACAGCGGCGTCCGGGTCGACCTTCTCGAGTCGATGCCGCCGAATGAAGCGCTGTGTCATATCCTCGCCGAGCGGGACGGCGTAGTCCTGGTACGACGACGAGCCGTAGCCGGATCGCGGATCGAACATGCGCGGCTCGTAGTCGTCGTCCGGCAGCTCGAAGAACGAGTGATGGATGCGAATCGTCGCGGCCTCACCCGTGGAGGCAACGGACCCGACACCCGCGAAGCCGCCTCCGCCGCGCCCTCCTCGACCGCCGCCGCCTCGACCGCCACCGCCGCCGTCACCCGACACGAACGTCAGCTCGACCTCCAGCTCGGTGTTGGTCGGAAACACGTCGGTCATGTCCATGTACACGGAGCTGCGGCTGTTATCGAGCCGATAGCCACCCATCCTGTTCCCGGCTCCGAGCGCATCCCGGATCAGAAAGTCCGTCATGTCCACGAGCACGCGACCGTCCGTCTCGGCGGCCGCCGTGAAACCCCAGAGCACCGAGCGCGCGAAGGCGTCGCGCACCGCCTTTACCTCGCTCGGGTTGTCCGAATTCGCCCGGAAGCGGTAGTTCGGCTGAACCATCATGATCTTCCGCCCCACGCGCTCGAACTCGACGATGCGGGAGCCACGCAGCGCGCCGCGGTCGAGCCCGATGTCGTTGGAGCCCAGGCCCGCACCGAAGCCCGCGAAATGGATCATCTCCTGGTCGAGCTCGGGGATCTCCATCCAGAGCTGTCCGAGATCTGCGTCCCAGTAGAGTGGCAGGAAGCCGTCCAGCTTCTCCATGTCGGCCGTCTTCTCTTCGATAGACGGCAGGTCGCCGGAGTCTTCGTTGTCACCACCGCGCTGCGCGGCGGCGGGGAACGTCGTGGCCATCAGCAGGAAAGCGATGGCGGCTGCGAGCTCGACAGAGCGGCGGAGTGTCACGCGTGTCATTCGGGCCTCCTCGGCCAGGTCACTGCGGTTGAACTGAGGGGAAAAGAAACCCTCATCGCCGAGTAAGCCAGGCCTCTCTGGAGGCCGTGACAGCCTTCTGGGGAACCCTTGGGGGGCACTTCGTCGTATACCCTCACATGAGGATGCGACGACTACTTCGGTCACGGGCGACTCTCTTGCTCGCCCTCGGCGCGGATCTGCTGATCTTTGCGGGTCCCCAAGATCCCTTCGAGTTCAGCGGAGCCTCTTTCGAGGCAGCGCTCGCGCTGCAGGAACAGGTCACGGATGACTGGCTTGCGCGAGATGGCGTGGTCGGGACCGCGATCGGTGTGGATGGACGAGGACACGCCGTTCTCAAGGTGTACCTGAGCTCGATCGCCGCAGCCACCTTCCCACAGTACGTGGTCGGCGTTGAAGTCGTACCGGAGATCACCGGACCCTTCCTGGCG
Encoded here:
- a CDS encoding aminotransferase class I/II-fold pyridoxal phosphate-dependent enzyme; this encodes MSIASALIQSAQNRPGDDPIFSLNAEAAKRSAAGESILDATLGVLMDDACKLAVMPSVSEALLRVPLERAAGYAPIAGSAPFLGATISDLFDDGPLAAQAISAATPGGTGAIHHAVVNFLEPGQSALTPSYFWGPYGVITTHAGRDVDTFRMFGEDGRLDLDALAIGIDRHIERQGRVLLLLNFPCHNPTGYSLDESEWAAVAEVVRFAGERAPVATLLDCAYLRFADPASDHWLHAIGTMLETSTVLVAWTASKTFAQYGARIGALIAMHQDAAERERLTNALSYSCRATWSNCNHLGQLAVTDLLTDPDLKARADAERDALIDMLRRRVGAFNEGAREAGLRVPRYEGGFFVAVFTPDGEKTAEAMRAEGVYVVPMEGAVRVALCATPEAQVPRIVEALRIGVDAATG
- a CDS encoding dipeptidase, whose protein sequence is MPEKTIPVFDGHSDTLTKIRHGGPDAQRSFLERSELGHLDLPRAREGGLVGGFFAIFTSSPKYERVVGDLLGPDGKVVPGGWSIQLPAKLQRRIATSWTLSVMSDLFRLEAESDGEIEVVRSVADLRRCLAEGTFAVILHIEGAESIDRNLEALDVFYEAGLRSLGPVWSRPTIFGHGVPFDFPRSPDTGPGLTPAGHRLVKRCNELGVLIDLSHLNEKGFWDVARISDAPLVATHSSAWALSQTPRNLTDEQLDAVGDSGGVVGINYAVGFLRADGNGTGQVVTPLTEIVRHARYVVDRVGVDHVALGSDFDGATIPDDLRDVSGLPRLIEAFRDAGFEEKEIEQIAYKNWIRVLEQTWRA
- a CDS encoding tetratricopeptide repeat protein, with translation MEPSPHSFFRSLRERKIVQWLVVYLTGSWATLEVVATLAETVQFLESVQAMLPILIALGIPVVLVLAWYHGEKGRQRFSGAELVILATLLAGLGGVFTLFSGGRAYRPRAGTATVLGADFEPAPAIAVLPSVAAGAGAEDIGEGIVSVLSSGLDAVSGWRAVSPRTVRARWAERVPEGGTADESTALEIAVATGATYAVLPTTTVLGSVVRVSVDIYDLRNPGAAAWSIERSGNPGDLLPLADGLAVEILGAVLQGEGQIPAVDLSRTTSESPEALRAFLQGEVLYREYRLEDARDAFNLALDHDPTFARAHYRLMEVHGWGATMSDPLVLRHQRLARENIGRLTNREALVIQGLTEPDLRDRFRLLEEAVARYPDDATAWYWLGEQRLHNVGGLANALELEEPFLTAIQLDPGRAALYPHAVLLAFTERADSALATELVSAFVDASSGVTGPPMPDMDPRGAQLALDLAFGDETAREAAWIQVDAEVGGATAALLIVGYLYHPHHYEKARRVAAVLGDRPMPTLDLFDADLQWRGHVREGLSNLDDVLTDREVISLHDAFVMGLASAIPRDLLLEHFGPAEIHEGAGQRRLAMAGMWAADDGRWEDHRQVIELLTEASEVSDAPDNVDRLGLDVVEAYGTLRRGEPASALPALVELVTSGRRDTRSTMWALGEAYTALGRWADAERVFRTSAWAGLLRPFAAYPMVRLRLAHVLEAQNRVAEAVEAYAYFVEHWATADPELQPIVQDARDAIARLSGGAGR
- a CDS encoding cytochrome c yields the protein MRRTSSSMLLKVGGTGVVALAVAFAIGAGDIAAQESLEDNVTYARDVAPILQENCQVCHQPGSIAPISLMTYDDARRYARRIRSKVAERSMPPWHIDRSVGIQEFKNDRGLSEDEIETIVQWVDNGTPFGDEADMPPPMEFPDPNDWQFAPDFGEPDMVFASEAYDLAAETQDKWYRPITETGITEPRWVKAIEIRPVGLGSRRIVHHALAFLLQDEEQGERSAGAAQVTDRGAMGGPGLFMEWAVGKRGEIFPEGAGKLMMPGARILWEIHLHAIGEKVEAGQVELGVWLYPKGEQPRNRTRLNMFDARGRSDLDIPPGEVAVTQDFHVLKWPARLENFQPHMHMRGKAMSMEAIYPDGRKEILSQVNNFQWKWHVNYIYADHAAPLLPAGTTLVITAWHDNTAENPNNPDHTQWVGWGDRTVDEMAHAWVDVTYLTQEEYESEVAKREAMNADEANNDEDENGAPAPTNR
- a CDS encoding DUF1028 domain-containing protein — translated: MFSVPRPMRWALLSLIALALLPATASATWSVIAIDARTGRIVVASATCVPQSRFAGFPAKGLMDIQAIVVPGIGVAAAQAGVDNTRENQRLIYAQLKAGTHPEQILELLQADPDIERRQFGIIDRQGRSAGFSGSGNRAASLSYQARVPGTDIYYSVQGNILASDAVVHDAARALEQTEGTLADRVMAAMEAADEAGGDVRCTCEREPLPDAPCDSKNAHVAYILAADADDPEGESFNDGDYAMYINVTDDDIQQHENANPVITLRMRYDAWKARQEGGE
- a CDS encoding zinc-dependent metalloprotease, with amino-acid sequence MATTFPAAAQRGGDNEDSGDLPSIEEKTADMEKLDGFLPLYWDADLGQLWMEIPELDQEMIHFAGFGAGLGSNDIGLDRGALRGSRIVEFERVGRKIMMVQPNYRFRANSDNPSEVKAVRDAFARSVLWGFTAAAETDGRVLVDMTDFLIRDALGAGNRMGGYRLDNSRSSVYMDMTDVFPTNTELEVELTFVSGDGGGGGRGGGGRGGRGGGGFAGVGSVASTGEAATIRIHHSFFELPDDDYEPRMFDPRSGYGSSSYQDYAVPLGEDMTQRFIRRHRLEKVDPDAAVSDPVEPIIYYLDPGTPEPVRSALLDGARWWNQAFEAAGYRDAFQVVIRPDSISSLDARYNVINWVHRSTRGWSTGGSVSDPRTGEIIKGVVTLGSLRVRQDYMMAEGLLSPYATGDETPPELAVWALARIRQLAAHEVGHTIGLGHNYYNSSAGRISVLDYPHPLVTLNGDGSLNHSEVYDVGIGEWDKVAVTYGYQDFPDGTDEEAALERILQDAWDDDIRYMTNQDIATTPQADQWANGTDMARELNRMMDVRAAALSRFGETAIKNGTPMAKVEEVLVPLYMYHRYQVESTVTAVGGVGYWYASRGDGLTPHWRIPADAQNRALDALMRTLAPSELVLPESILALIPPRPPGFGRGRETFPRYTGGAFDALTPAVVAASTTINSLLTPERAARMVEQNMFDSSLPSLHDVLGRLIDASFGASANGAYETEVKHAIEGLVIERVKWLAASAPMLQVRTASTAVLQRMQTNLMAMNDSPQAATLALDVRRFLERPATPAETQSAVDAPPGAPIGDPGLRWMTGTPARNWLSSMEPWCAWDSHDWESYR
- a CDS encoding MBL fold metallo-hydrolase; amino-acid sequence: MANHRRRSAALALMLIMGGCSEPAPLVRTADPDARGYTDEDFPRIRELAANVYSYEQLRSAGDERFTTVSMFVVTSEGVLVADGQGSVEETQRLIDHIAEITDQPITHVVICSDHGDHTNGNSAFPSDAVFLAHPTSAATLASSANNPNRREDAPPVVLATEIVHDETTTITLGDQEIEILFLGRAHTGGDLSVYLPAEKILFMSEAYLHRVFPAMRTAFPSEWVAMIERAQAMDVDYYVPGHGFVDSPDVLEEELETYRQALVTVIAEATRLHAQGLSLEDAQAEAVMGEIETWSLRSSQKSRAIQQVYAELDGELPGGSE